ttcttcatcatcatcatcatcatcatcatcaccatcTTCTGAGTTTGAGTCTGCTTCATCTTCTGAACTTTCGTCAgtatcatcttcttctgaATCTTCCTCAGAGTCTTGctcaaaattttttgctGTATTCTCTTCTTCAATagcatcttcttcttcttcgaCTGCTTGCTCTTCAGTATCACAATTTATCTTGTGTTTAGTGGGACTTTCTACAACTACATTATCTTTATCTAACGATTGGTCTCTATTCATAGTAGGTTGAACCAATTGTGGAGAtgtattatcattattatcataaatatattttttaatatctttgtTACTACTAATTACAGAATGTGTTGGACTACTCGGTATTCTATCAGTCTGTATGACTgggttttttttatattggGTGTTTGCTAAATGTTTCTCCTCAGATATTTTATCTTGTTGTTTTCTATCAAAATCTTTAACCTCATTTTCCTCATTTATATCCAATAGTTTAGGATCTTTGTTTAATTTGACTTTTTGAGGTGAAGTATAATTTTTAggtttcattatttatcttttaataataagaagacaattaaaaaaatagtaattagTTTGGCAATACAAAATATAGAACAATGAATGATTAAAATAATCTATGTTTGTATCCCTATTAATGTAAAAGTATACTCGATTAGGAAGTATATGAGAATGTTAGTATATAATGGCAGTCTGAAACGACAAAAAACGGGAAATAGAATATAAGcaatatttggaatattaatatgctttaattaaaaataaataaataaataaaagtatGATTAGCGGCTTCTCCATCAATATACTATTGGtttatttccttttttttctttttttaaaatgcttattaaaattggatACCTATATACGTTTAGGgctaatttttcttaacaGAAAAGTATAAAACATTCTCGGGTTTATTCCagttgaaatttatttaaactttACATATATATGAGATACAATTGGGAAAGGAATACATCACTAAGAAACCAACTATCCATTCAGCAGACATGGCTAGAGCACGTAGAGGAGCATTGCTGAAGTGTGATCCATCTATCAAGGCATTAATTGTCCAGATCGACAGGAGCAGACATGATATCATTTTGGAGGAACTGGACGACACTCATCTGTTGGTGGACCCTTCCAAAGTAGAGTTCATCAAAGGAGAATTGAACAGGATGCTATCTCAAAATATCTATGATCCATTAGACGATGAAGAAAATCAATAGTTTTACAGTTTTACAAACGTTGCCTTCCATTGTTgtattgttttattttttgtttttgtttttgttttttatttttttttcaatatcattaaaaatgCAGATTATTCAGCTCGTTGTTGCACAATATACTTCTACAACCTTCTACATATTCCATTGACCTATCTGTTCATATTTTGAGACCCTAGGCATGTTGAAAAGCGTCTCATTAGTCCTTGCAAGACCATGAGATATAAATAGAAACACTCtattgtatatattttacagCCTCTCTGGAGTCTTTGGAAAGCCAAGTAACTGTCTCAGTAACACTCCGTAAATATATTCCTACGTAGTTTTATAGCTTAGTACACGTCATTCATTGTGCTGGAGCCTTTATGGCCAGTAATTGATAcctaaaataaatattttccatATGAACCGTAGGCCAAGTTTTCACGTGCAAAGTAGGCGCGATTTCTGGAAATCAGTTTTACCCCAAACAGATAGAGGAAAACCATAAAAGGTGTTTGTCATTTTGCAAAATTAACAAGATCATTTGGATCTGATCGTGAGCAAAATTGCAATAATCTCCCAGGGTAAACAAAGCAAGCGATTAGACTCTGTGAAGGAACTAGTTCATTACATAGAGCAGCTCATCTCGAAGCCTGAATAGCGTTTCCCTGTTTAGCTTATTTTTCAGactttctttaaattttcagatCATTACTCTATCTTTGCTATTAATACAAGATTATTAAGACAGGAGTCGATTGTCATTTTTCTCTAGAGTATATTTGTCATGAGATCATTCTTTAGTTCATCTAGAAATAAGAAATCGAGTTCTAACTCTGTGAAATCAGAATCAGCTGGTGCGACTGGATCACCGATGCCATCAAGCTCTAGTTCACATAGCGTCCATATTCCACATAGTACTAAGTCATCACCTGCTCCAGGTCGAAGGAAAACTGTTATATCTCATCCTACACCTAACAAGCAAAAGAATGAAAAGATAGCCAGTAAGATTGGGAAACTATCGGGATCTGGACACTCATCTGCTGTTGATTTATCATCTACATCAAACGGACCCCTGACTTCATCTACaggaaataatatttctactAACAATCctgaaataataaaacgGTATTCTGCATCAACTCCATCCTTGCATAGCAATTTAACTCCAATACACTCTCCCTCGTTACAAAATTTTAAGGATGCCCAAGGCAAATTGCCAACTAGTGCCAGCACCAGCAATGTGGAAAAATCTCACAAAGAATCAGTACATAATTTACATCACATTTCTCCTAACAATCATAGAActggaaataataataatagtaataatagtattcATAAAACACAACAAAGCCATGATAAATCAAACTCTTCAACCACCCTTATTACTTTGAATTCTGAGAATTATGATACAACAACTTTCAAAATAGGTTGGTTAAATAAATCACATGGCGAAATAATGGTAATGCATAGCGAATCAACAACAGCGACAGCAACGGCAACGGCAACggcaacagcaacagcaacagcaacagcaacagcaacagcaaaTAAGCATTCagataatagtaatagtaatcatggttctaataatagtaataatactcacaacaaaaataatactcATAATCATTCAACTCATAAGCATCATAACCTAACCACTAAAGCAAGCTCAAACTCATTATATTCATCTGCATCTTCTAATGATGTAAGTAAAAACTCAAATAAGGGTTCAACAAATCCAAATAGAGATAATTCcatgtttaatttttcaaatggcTCAAGCAAAGATTCAATTTCAGCACCTAGACAGCCTTCTAATAATCAATCAGAAGGTACTCAGATTATGGTCCCAGAATATAGACTTTATAAAGCTCAATTAAAGGGGCCAATACTTTCTTTATATAGAAGTGGTCTAAACAATTCAGTGAAATTCTTTGACCCTactttaaaatcaaaatctaCTACTTCATCTGAAGATTCCAATATTTCTCATAGTGCATCAACCTCGTTTAGTAGTCATCATGCGTCTCCAACATTGAAAGACTCGAATCATCAATCCCGCactatttattcaaattctaaaagGAAAAAGACAGTTGAGTTatcttatttaaaaatactatTTCCACATCCGggattaatattagaagaaaGCTCtacattaaaaattattggcGGTACGCCAGAGAGTTTATGTCATTCTGTACTATTTTTACACGAAAAggattcaaataatgaaaaggAAACTAAAAGAAcatcaataattaatttaatattagtattaccattattagatgaaatagaaaaaatattaaacatATTCATTCAATATTGTTTAACATTTACacaaaaagaaacaaaattatCTTCAGATTCTACTCAATTTGTACATATTACTcaagatgaagataatCAAATGACTGAAAGATTAATTTTACTAATTCAAACAATCGTTGATCGGTTTCCAAGCTTCGTCTTGGATAAGAGCATATACACTCTCATTCTATCATTAGTTGATGCAATTTCTTTGCATAGCCAAGAAAAGgcaaaatttataaaaacaACCCTGGCAAAAGCGCATACAAAATTAACAAACTTAACCTCATTTAATAATCCCTCAGTGcctattaataatgatattttaagtATTGTATTAGAtgctgaaaaatttttaaaattagacATTACTAAATTCACAGATGAACTTCATCAGATTAATATTAAGTTTGATAAAGTCTGGTCTCCAAAAACAGATTACTCTTTACTGTATGATTGTAAGTACGTCAATCGCTCATTGCATGATTTGAATCCTTTAgtctttaataatgaaaaaaatattcattttttggGGAGACTATTAATTTTACATATATTTCCCAAGGATGAATCTAAAACATTATCTTCGAAATTGAGagctaaattattaaataaatggATCCAAATTGGTTGTAAGTTTGAACATATAGGTGATATGGTGGGTTGGTTATCAATTGCTACAATTATTTGTTCGATTCCAATTTTACGATTAAAATCTACCTGGGAACATGTTCCAGAAGaatctttgaaaataatatacaatgaTTGGACTCCAACCATTAGTCAATTAAATAGAAGAGCTATGTCATTTACTCCAATACATAGTGTTTTTATTCTAGCACCACCCAACTTAGACGACCCTAAAATTAGAGAAAACGTTATATCATATTTTGGTGATTTGATTATTCATGCAGATGATTTATCTAAATCaagtaaatttaaataccTTGATAAGAAGATTAATAGGACAAAAAATGCATTCCAAAAGTGGCAGCAGCGTTTAGATCGAACTCATACGaatgattcaaataatgtATCGGCCGCATCATTAGAAACTACGGAATCTCACACCTCAGGAAAAGACATTATGCTAAGTCCACTATATCAACTTTGGAAGTATCACTTACAGGAACCACCTACCAACATTGAAAATATCATGGAATTAAGTAAAAAGTTTGAGCCATCATTTGTTAatcaagaaatatattctaatattgGCTCCCAGCGAAGTTCATTACTGACGGGTAACTACTTAcctattttatttaatgatttactCCCTAATTACACACTATTCGCCAAAGATTTATTAGTGGGAGCTGCCGGGTCTTGTCCAATACCATTAGCCTCGAATTCTAGTATGAATTCTCCAACTCATAGTGCTTTCTCGACTTCAAGCAGTCAATATGTCCCACCGCCAAGATCAGCTGCTCGTTTATCTCGAACTGTTTCCACGACTGATCACTTAAATTCATTTGGGTTATCTAAAGCATCAtctacaaataatttttctaattcaaacCTCCACTTAACATCGAGTAATAATAGCACAACAGATTTATCTGTCTCTTCGAGTCAGGCTTCAGCCAATTTATCGATGAGTGAACAAAGTTACAATCAAATAACGGGTATTGAAGGAATTGATGATCCAATAACAAAAGAAATGGCTAATCTACAATCGAATAAGCAAGTTTTAATGCGAACTATTAGAGATGTCTTCAATATCGATATGGATTTATTTCACGTTCatgatgatttaatatttaagtCTGCATTTGAGACTGAAAGCACAAAGTCAAGGCATGCAAGTATGGTAATTGAAACACCCAAAAGACTCTCCCAATTGTCACTACAAAATAGGACACCTACACTTAGAGATTCTCAAGCAACTCCTGTCAGATATAGTAAGAATATTGAAAGTATggatttattcaaaaatattggaTCAATGGCTGACTCATTTGACGATTCAATAGTGAATGTAGTCTTAAAGGCATCTTCCTTAAATAAAGTTATCGATCTACTTGTTTTCAAGACAAGTCTTTTCTCTAAGTTGGTTGAAACAAAGGATTTAGAAAAGTACTATTATCATCAGAAAATAAGGAATGCTGCACATTCTGAATCACCAGATGATACTATCAATTCTAGTGTTGGATTACTCGATTATGCTTTTGTTAAGCTGGTTATGAACACAGAAATCTTCACTGaaacattttttaatacttaTAAGAGTTtcacaacaacaaaaacTGCTTTAGAAATGCTAATGAAGAGATATCTAAAGGCCAAGAATTGTTCAGTTTCGATATCGTTGTCATTTGACTCTAATGATACGCTTTCTTTATCTGACAATGCATTTCCTAACTGGGAAGTGAAGGTTACAGAGGAAATGGTTATTAACTACAGTTATGTAGCGATGATTCAAATTGGTGTTTTGGATTCAATACTTGTATTAGTTAAAAATCATTACGAAGATTTTACAGATGATATGGTTTGCAACGATATATTTATGGATgcattaaaaattatggaTGAAGAGATATCTGTCGAATGGCCTAAATATATTGAGAGCAGCAAATCTAGTGACCAGCCCGTTACACAAGAGCTTGACAGCTTTGTTgaaagaatgaaaaatttagtAACTGACATCAAGTACTACTTCCAGAAACAGATTTACAGACCTATCGGCCCATCTCATTCACAAACCAAATTACAGGACTTATCTAAGATCTGGGGATCAATCAATTGTCTAGAATTTTGTCTTTCTCCAGAAAACATAGGCATTACTGATGATCTGATAACAGAATTTAACACCTTGacatttgataaatatgaaaaaattttggcATGGACATACAAATTGGATTCTTTAGTTACTGATAGctataatttaataacatCTAATGAATGGTTTACGTTCTTTCAGCAGcttgaattattttctaatgaatCATTAATCTCATTGTTCTATCCACATTCTGATAAAAACGCTATAAACATGTCAGTTAGCGGCCCATTAAGGTATAACACACTACAAATTAGTAACATATTTACTTGGATAACTAAGGTTATTTCAAAAGACAATAGTAAggaaattcaatttttctcGACTATTCCTCGTTCCATTCAAAGATTGATTCATATCCATATATCTCTGACCTCATTATTAACCCTTCAGGTAGGACATCTTgaaaaatcttttgaaGAAAGGGTAGAGGTTTGCACAATTTTATtgcaaattttaaattatgtTAGATGGAAAAATTCAAGCCTAAATTTATTCCAGGAACCAAATGGTGACTATTCTCATATAACCTCACCCCACGTACCTTCATTTATTGAAACTGCAATCTGTAATTCTATTCTAACAGTGGAATCACGATTTCATGAACAAACCTGGAAAGTAGCGcattcaaaattatctaCACATAATACTATTTTACAATCCATTACTAATATTTTAGACGGAATTGATGATAGTCATATCCGTACATTTATTGCAAATGACGAATTATCTATTAGTTCGTCTAACAATCTTTCTCCTTGTCCAGGTTGGTTTATTTCTCgtttattagaaatttcattatttgttcCAAATATGGCTACCACAAATAGTagattaattaatttcGATAAGAGACGTTTTGTGAATAATTTAGTGCAAAATGTGTTAGCTCTAATACCAGAAACATTTAGTCAAAGTACTAAAGATTCTTCTGCTGGCTCTGAGAATAATTTTggtataattttaaattatacatttgaagataatgatgaaatatttagaaataaaacTAGAGCAGTTGCAGCTGCAGAAGCAAAAATCATGGACTATGAATACTGCAATTTATTTGAGGACTTAATCGCCAAAGAAGTGGCTAAGATTGGTTtcgaagaaaaaaaatttgaactTTTGGTTTCTCAGGAACAAGAGCAAAATAAGATAGTTACTTCTCAAAAGGCTCGAcgcaaaaaaaatagaaattcGGTTATGATTCCAAGCATACAGTTATTAAACGATCAATCCAACAATATTGTGTCATCTAATACTACTCTTCAACAGCCACCAAGAGGCAAGAGGGGGTCTGTAGTGTCTAACAGCAGTAGAAATTCGACTGTTACATCTAACTCTAATCACTCGGGTATGGGTAAAAAACTTGGCGGTCTGTTTAAGCGCCCATTTTCAATCAGTGGATTTTCCTCATCCACGTCATCAAACGCGTTGGATAGTATTGTTAGTCAGGATCTGAGAAGTAATGGATCAATCCCATCATCGTCGTTACCTGTTGTCAATTATTCTGATTTTTCAGATTCTAGACCAGTTTATGTGATAAAAAcgtttgaaattaaaaatattctgcctattattaattacaaGAACGCATCAGCATATTGTTTTGCTTTTAAGATTATTATGCAGAGTGGCTCAGAATATGTTTTACAAGCAACAAGTCCAAAAGATATTGACGAATGGTTGAAACTAATCAAGGCGTCTAAACGATACTCATTTTATTCTAAAAAATACAAGGGGAAGACACACAATAAGACATTCGGTGTTCCATTAGAAGATATTTGTGAAAGAGAAAATGTCACTACACCTACAATTATTACTAAATTACTTCAAGAGATTGAACTGCGTGGTTTAGATGAAGTAGGTTTATATAGAATTCCAGGCTCTGTAGGAAGCATTAACGCATTAAAAAATGCATTTGACGAAGAAGGTGCCTTAAGTAATTCATTTACTTTAGAGGATGATCGTTGGTTCGAAATAAATGCAATCGCAGGttgttttaaaatgtaTTTACGTGAATTACCTGATAGCTTATTCACGAACGAAAAATTGGTTCTGTTTGTTGATTGTgttattagaaaaagaaacggCAAGATTACATATGAAGAATTTAGAATGGAGGTGACGTCTTTATTGCACAAACTACCAGAATGTTATTATGAAACTTTGAAGCGTATTGTAAGCCACTTAAACAAGGTACATCAACACGTAAGTAATAATAGGATGGATGCTTCTAATTTGGCGATTGTATTTTCTATGAGTTTTATTGATCAAGATGATTTTACTGGGTCTATGGGTACCACTCTAGGTGCAATTCAAACACTTTTACAGGactttattaaaaaccCATCAGATTTCTTTTAGAGAAGATgtttattgttattatatAAGATTTACTACTAAACTTTTCTCTGATATAtactatattatttattcctTTTTTAATCATATATTGATAGATAGTAATTTGACgcaaaatattatttgttagaaatatttatttttaactgTAATTTCGTTTGACCTACCATgaagaataaatattagTACGATGGTAATTACATAGTGATGACTATTTACAAGGTGTACTTCTATTTATGTATTAATTTCTATAGTGAGATTGTagttttgataataataattacatagaatttttcttattaaaatttttcttgctTACAATCTTAATAGTAGAGTTTTccctatattttttaaccctttctttatttttgttttcctGTTCTTGCATTTCACGTCTtttctttgatttttcaGCACCTTTTGCCATGCTGTCCTTCATTGTTTGAAGTATACTCTTATTTTGTTGATCTTGGGGAACTGGATGATGTACAACATCTgcaattttcaatttatgTCTTAcccatttatttttcaataagaAAGTTTGTAAAACTGAAATTGACCCATTAATAGCAAAATATAACACGACTGCTGATGATAATTTCATGGTTGCGGGAATAGATATAAGTGGCAATAATGTAAATACCTTTTTCATTACGGGGCTAAATTGTTGAGCCCCTGTTTCACCACCAGCTCTAGTAAACGAAATATAAACTGCAGcagttattatttgtagaCCTAAAAACGGATCTGCCTGGCTTAAGTCTGTAAACCATAAAATACCTTGGTTTGTAAACCCATCAACTGGATAATTTGCCATATGTCTAAGAGCCCCAAAGAACCCCAATGCAATAGGTAATTGAATCATTGGTGCAATTAACCATCTATTCTTGATACCATGTTTAGCTAATAATTGTTTCCTTTCAAGATTATATAATTGAGTTTGACTGAGATCTGTTGCCGAAGACATTTTCTTACCAATAATATCCAATTGCGGTTTAATTCTGGAGTTCCTTGCAACAGTATCGGAAGATTTAATGAACAAAGGAACTAATAAAAGTCTAATAACTATTGTTAATGTACAAATTGTTCCCCACCACGGTAAACCTGTATATACATGGGTTAGTTccaataaattttgaataagGTCAGTAGGCCTCCACCAATTATTAGCCATACCAATACTGTTCAAATAACCTAAATGGTATGATGCTTCTCCAATAATACCTGAGGTTTGATCTAGAATAGTTGAGCCGGTGGAAGCAATTTCATCCATAGAAGGTAAACTGCTTTGAATGTCTTGCATGGCTTGCGTAGTGCTCGAGTCTATGCTGTCTGCATTTGGTGTATTAGAACTCCATCTTACTGATAAGTTTAGGCCAGgtattaataaagatttagaaaGAGATATCTTGGGCCTAGAAGCCACTAATGAAGAACGAAATATCTGTCTAGCAGTCTGTTTTGAATAGTTAGTAATAGGCTTAATCAAAAGAGTCAAATAAAGTTATAGTTAGCAATATATCACATACAAATTGCCTTTGTACATTCAGAAGAGATGAACGATACATGTAAGCTAGTTGAATTAATTATCTTGATGTATTTAGAATAAccctcttttttttgtttttcattttctaatagTGACTAAGGCAGGTTTTAAAACCATTACTTGGCTCGCTTTCAACATTTCCAAATAATGTTCGGAGTTCCAAATATTAAGGACAGCCTTCTCTTGCAAATTACATAgttttaaacaaaaaaaatacgaTTGATGGGTTTGAGAAAGATTATCTATTATCATATAGtgtcattttttaaataattctgtaTACTGTTTATTGTTTAAGCCAGAACAACTACTACAAATGAGCTTAAATACTGCAGCTAAAATTGCTAAAGTAAACAAAACATTCTTGTCCAGGAAAAACCCAACTGCTAATATTTCACTGGAGTTACGATCAATTTTGCATTCTTTACAAAAAGTCCCAATTAGAAAATCAAACTCAAGTACAATATATGAATACTTCAATGCTTGTTTAATTAACCGATATTGGTTAGGTGCTAGGTTTGTTTGGTACAAGTATGTTGTTAGATCTGGGGCACTGACCTTGAAACCCTGGCAACTATCTGTTCTGGGTAATATGTCAGTTGCAGCagataattattttattccaCCAGCTACTGTAAAATATTACGAGCGTTTTGGTAAAGTAAACGGATCAACagaatatgaatatttcaTTCGACGAAACAAGGTGGAAGCCTTTGCCAAGGGTACTTTAGAGAAGACTCAATTTCGTGAAAAATGGAAAGTCTTTATACAAGATATGGATAACGTGTTACCCCCCACAGTTGAATATAAAGTTCAAGATTTTCCATGGTTGGTGACctctttaaaatatcaaatagCTACAGAAGCcgttttaaaaaaattattgtttgGAGTAGGTACAAAGATCCAAGTCCATAACAAATCATCTTATTCTTTGCTTTTGAGCATTATACTATTACAAGATTTAATCACTATTGATTCCAAAGtccaaatatttgaaactTTTGCCAAACTCCATAGAAAAGTAGATTTAGCTGATCATTACAAGattctaaataaaatttgtaaGAAGGATAAGTTTCTACTTAATCGTGTAAATACAATATATGCAGAGTCTACAAATCGTGCGTAAATTTCAACCAAATAAGACCTCTTTTGATTCTTTACTAAATTATAACGTATTAATTTTTGCATTCGATGAGATGATTTTTCCTCGGTGTTATTTCGTTTAAAATCGAGGTATTATTTTAGTTATACAgtagattttattttaaaaatgaacaGCATACATCGAAGAGAGTTATTGCCTAGTTAGTATgcctaatgaaaataaaatttcatacTCAGAGCTATTTAGTGAGCTAGTGAATGATGAGGGGCAATTAGATGACGCTAAGGCATCATTTCTCTACTACATGTTCCCTCAAGAAATGTTTATTAGAGCACTTTCACTACTTGAGTCTGGAGAAATATTCATATACATATATCCATGTTCCACATCTACTGATCTAGAAAGTTTAGTGAATACAATTGTCCAAACTGTTTATAACGATCACAATGACGGCAAACTGATCAAGGTGGTAGTCCAGACAAATGATGACAGGACTATCTTCACAGATATAGAGCACTGGTTTTGTAGTTGTCAAGAGTATTCGGAGAAGTTCAGTCAAATCATTACCTCAGATCCAGAGACTCCCCTCCAGGTTCTACTGTTAAAAGAAATCGATAATGTGGAAGACTTTTCCTCTGACAAATTTGCCCAACTTGAAGCAAACAGTCTCTCCAAACAACGTTACTTTAACCACTCAAAAGTCATATGCCCACATCTACTCGCTTGCTCTATACTTCTTAAATCATCTTCAAGAATCCTTCATTTTTTCACAGTAACTAAGGGCTCTGTATTAGTCTTTCCTATTAACGACATCGACGAATGGCTGCGACTCCATGTAAATATAGCATAGCCCACAAATGACACATCTCTCTGTAacattatatatatcctTATACTATCATCATTCATAAtactaaatatttaaattcattaagaATTAAGTAGGATGTTGGCTGACTCCGAGTTAATTTTATCGCTATCTACGAactgaaattttttaatttggctaaaatggaaaaagaCGAGgttacaaaaaaaacgttaatcattttccaaatatttgttCAATGTTGAAAAATCTTATTGTTTACAAGTAAAGAAATCTTATCcatattgaaatatcacCGGACAGTCTTAAAAGTATACAATATAGTCACTGCTGCTTTTATTTGGTCACTCCTTGTTTAAGCACGTATAATATGAGtaaaaatactaattcAAACCACGGTGTTGCCAATGGCAATGCTAATGTGAATAATAATGGCGCTTCAGAAGAATCATATTCTATGTATCCTCAAACAACATCACCTCCTCAGCTAACTCAGCCAACTGCTCAATTTGGCTATCAAGCTGCACCACAAGTTCCCTTTTATGGCAATCCACATATGTATTATAATGTTTACTCACCTCAAACTCCACAATATCACCCtcatttaaatatgatGAATAGAGGTTCGATGATTTACCCTAATAATTCTGGTAATGGTATGAACCCACAAGGAAGTCAAGCTGGTGAACCAAGAAAGAAATGGAGCAATAATAGTCCAAATTTCCACTCAATGAATAGCACCACTAATAACGGATCTTATAATAAGACTCATCATTACCAgcataataattataataacgttaacaataataataatggcaTGAATGCTAGTGTAAAAGGTAATgtcaataacaataacgGGAATAACATAAACACTAATACCAATACTAATACcaatactattattaataattctaataccaatgttaataataacaataacaatatgaACTTTAATGACTCTAACGCCAATATTGGTAATATGAAATTgcctaataataataccaataataataacactaACAATAATCATATGTatcaaacaaataaatcGTCTAATCATATTATGTCAAACAACATTAACTCTTCCATATCAACTcaatataaatttgatacttcaaaattaaaaacatCCGATTTGAATTTCTCAATGACTtttccattattttttaacacTAACGAAGATGAGTTTTCTAAAGCAAGAGCTAGAAGACATGAATTAAGATTAAAATCTAATGAAGAGAGCAAAGTTAGATCAAATAAATCTGCCGTTTCCGACTCTAGTCTACCTGCTGCATCTGCTCctaaaaatcaaaaagtAGAAAATAGATCTGTTGATGATACTAAGAAGATAAATAAGTCACCAGAAACAAGTATTCCAGCTATAGAGTTTAAAAAGATGAGAAAAAGGAGAAAAAAGGATATATCCTCTACTCATGAAGCTAAACCAGAGACaaaatc
The window above is part of the Henningerozyma blattae CBS 6284 chromosome 2, complete genome genome. Proteins encoded here:
- the TFB5 gene encoding TFIIH complex subunit TFB5 (similar to Saccharomyces cerevisiae TFB5 (YDR079C-A); ancestral locus Anc_8.211) yields the protein MARARRGALLKCDPSIKALIVQIDRSRHDIILEELDDTHLLVDPSKVEFIKGELNRMLSQNIYDPLDDEENQ